The genomic DNA TCCATAGTATGTAACGTTATCTCTATCAGTCAATGAACACGTGCAGACGTAGGCTTGCTGTttgataattaatttattgcttGTTCGGGTGTGATAGAGACTTAGCAGTGTTGTGATAGGTGCAGCAGACAAACACGATTCGAGGGAGTGGCTCGGGCGATGCAGGCTTTAGGGTTCAACACATACTACCATTCCTTTGGTTTCTGGAACAAACCAATAAAATATGATACAACAGTATGATAGGACAACACAGTCAACCCTCTGATAATGAGTCATATCTATGTTAGTGTTTTAGTCTTTATACAAATACATTGTACCTTCCAATGTATAACAAAACTGAGTATCAGTAACTAACGGATAGAAATGCAGAACACATGTCGGTGACAGATGTACAGACGTATGGTAGGTGCAGCTCAACCGAATGATGTGATCAATAGGTTCACCAACGGTAATCTTATCAATTGATTGAAACCAATTTAAGTGACCAGCCCTACGAATCGATAAGAAGCTTCCCAGGATCGAAAGTTTAAAGCTTAGTCTCATATCTCGACTCGCCGGGATTCCGTAGTAACGTAACTGTAATCTCACACAGTCAATGAAACCGTCAAAACGTATGATGCTTGATAATTAGTTTATTATTCCATGTACCGCCATTAGCTCGACATTGTTAGGATAGGTTCGGGAAATGTGTATGAAGAGCCGGTGTCGTTGTTCAGTTCTTGGGTTCTCGTTTGAGGAATAGATCAAGACATCTCTTAACGGCACTCGATTCTCTGGGAGCTCGCGCCTTCTCAACGGTGTTGGTAAGCTCGTTCACGAAGTACTCCTTCTGCTCCGGCGGATTGACTAGACGGAGGTAGGGGCCAAATGGTCCTGGAAAGGTAAAAAATGGATTAAATATGTGCATAGGCATCACGGCGTCAATCTGCTTTTTCATGTTCCAAATCTACAAATTTGACAATTATATACCAAATAATTCTGTTCAAAAGCATTTTGGACTATGTATCTGTGTGAACTGATCTTTTTTTCAATACATACTCGATACAGTCGGCCATGGAATGACGTTGTCGGCCTGAGGTACTCCGGTAATCGCAAAGGATGTCCATAGATCGACCATAATTTTAGCCATTTGCACGTGAACATCACCAAGATTGTTCGACATGGGGAACAGGAACTTGAGCTCGTCACCATGACCGACGCTGTTCGGGACATCATATGGAAAACCGGGCGTCATAGGTGACGGCGGTCCCACGTAATCAAAGTTGTAGAGGTAGACTTTTCCGGGATGTGCATTAGCGAATCGGTTGGCCTCTTCCGCTGACCCATACTTGAGAGCCAAGTTTCCGGCAATCTGTAGAAGAAAGGGTGTTGGTTTTAAGTTGCATAAAAGCGTTGAAATTATTCGAAATACTCACATCAATGAGTACCGGAACAAGTTCCGAGAAGTTGGCACGGCTCATCTCCTCCCAGGTGGCTTTGCTCAAGAGCTCATAACCGACGACTGCATCGACGAAGGCTCCCGATCCAAACTTGACGTTGACGGTTTTTACAAACTCCAGGAAGTCCCAGTGATTTGCAAATTCAATAGGTTGTGAGTTGAGGGCATATTGGAAATATTCGTTGAAGAAGATGAGACCCTCCTGAGAGTTCATACCGAAGATGATCGGAACGTCTCGGAAGTAGGTAGACTCCTTCGGGTGAACGGGCATGAAGTTTTTGTCCCCGAGTGGTCCACCGATGGTGATGCAAGCTCCGGCGACCTTCGGGTATCCTGGGGAACTGAACTCATTTCTCTACGAAGAAAAAAGGCATGGGAATAATGAAGTTCTGATGATGaatattataatataaagACTTACCTTGTGCTGGTCTTGCGCTTGAACGAGGTCCCGAACAGATGCTTGTTTGAGGCAGTCATCAATCTCGGTAGGAGAAGTTAGAGGACATCCAATGATGCTAGCAATTTCATACGCTCCTTCGGTAGGGTCCTGACAGATGACCCACGGCATAAACAAGGTACCGGACTGGATGATGGCACGCTGGAAGAGATCCTCACGCACTTGCGGACTGTGGAGCATTGCAGACACAGCGTGTCCTCCGGCGGACTCACCGAAGATCGTAACGTCCTGTGGGCTTCCACCGAAGTGACGAATGTGACGAGATACCCACTCGAGGGACTCCATCACATCGTACATGGCGGCATTACCAGGGATGCGCTCGGTACCCGTGGAGAGAAATCCGAGCGTACCCAAACGGTACTGAATAACGACAAGGACGATGTCTTTCTCGAGCAAATATTCCGGTCCGAAACGCTCTGCCGAACCAACCACGAAAGCACCTCCATGGATATAGACCATGACAGGACGGTTAGCAAGAAGCTAGGAAAAGGAAGTTGTTGTTAAATAGGTGCATACGAGAAGAGGAGTAAAATGAGCTACTTACATCGTTGGAAAAGACGGAGAGCGTCAGACAATCCTCGGCATCGGGATCGTCGGTAGTGACTGATCGCGACTGTGGGCATCCGCGACCAGGAGCAGTAACGTCCATCACTCCGGACCAGGGTAGTACACTGACTGGAGCACGGAAGCGCTGTTCGCCAACCGGTGCCTCTGCATACCTGATGTTGAAGAACTGGTAGATGGGTCTCGCAGTCCAAGCCGTTTCTCCCATGATTCCCAACACTGATCCTAGACCTTCGATGTCCACCACCGGACCTTCTACATCCTGTGCATCTATCGTCCCGGGGATCGAGGCGATCGAGAGCACAAGAAGCAGCGCAACTACCAACTGTGAGATGCGTCCCATGATTAAAACTGTAATTTAGTGGAGACTTGTCTCATCTACGAAAAGCAATCGCTTTCTGATGTTAGCAGCCAAATTGCATCCTTTTATATGGGTCGTACTGCGATAAAAGCTAACAGCAGGTCCGTAAGGTGTTCGCTATGGCCCACTGAGAGTGGGAGATACCGTATAAGGTTGATAACAGCAATTTGATTGTGTAGTAAATTGCACGCGATAGGAATGGATTATCAACACTGGTGGATGCACATGCTGCTAATCGCAACTGCACGGATGTGATCGGAAGGTTGATAAGCGGCAAAACCAGTGATATTGGTGATATCTTAACTGATCGCGACTCTTCGGTAATCGAGCAGTGTTGGAATATGTTGGTTAAACTAGACGGCGGCTGTTGCTGAGTTAAAGGTAAACCCGATAAGACCGTAGTAAACAAACATATCAAAAACGTTTGTGAGTGTTATCAAACTGTGAATTGTCTGTGTAATCAATAGCAATCTTTGGATAGGCCGTGCTGCAAGCATGTTGACGGCCGGAAGTAAGATTTTGGAGACCACAAACCTGTATTAAATGTTGCATAAAGTCGAGTCGTCTGGGTGGCGTGGGTTTCCCCGCAGTAAAGATTTGTCTTTAATGTTATGGCATGTACTTAATGTTCCGATTCGCCTTGTTGTGccgagatgggatttgaagcccggtcctgtcgtttgaagaccggcgccgctgtcgcatcccGTCACCAGGCTACCAGGTCGTCGCTATTTCGTCCGAGAACTTATTGTTAACACAAACTTATTGATATGTTTTGCGCTGCTGGTTTTATGAATCAATATAAAAAGGTTTTTTAATCGTAGCAACAAATTATCATCATTGTAATTAATTTCGTCTACCACTACACTCCTTTAATTTTTCTGCTATTATGAACAGGTGATATCGCTAATATTATGCGCTGTTATGTCGACTGAAGTACGAGGGTTGACACAAAGATGGCGCTAATTTTGATAGAGTTTGAATTTCCTTTCGCTAGTGTATGAAGTCAATGGGTAAACTGATGTTATAAATGATGCTAGGGTAACTGCTCCAGTTTTCAGCAGtgtacctattttcggcaggtcggcaaaaatagcaaattaATGGAAAAATCGCAAAAGAAATCGCAACTacttaaaaagaaaaatcgcaACTACTTTAAAAGGAATAAATCATTGTTTATTCTTAAAATACGAAGTTTTGACGCATTTAGATCGATATTTACCGAAATATCGAATTATTTGTGCTGAGCTCAAAACATTTCGTCAATTTGGCTTTGTGCCGATAGTTCAGCAGTTCTGAGATTTAGCAAACTAGAGCTTAAAAAAATTGGGGTTTCGATTTTTCTGAACaataaaattagtttaaaatttattcaatgcGCATTGATAGtttaaaaatccaataaatgattattttttcaatttaaaagctGCCCAAAATAGGTACATgaaaaatgttgatttttgacagctcaatCCAGTGCAATTTCAGAGCGATTTGCGAGAGACGACAAAATCTGGCAGTTTCATATCCAAAATGGacaacataaaattaattattgaaCTACTTTCTATCATGAATTTAAGCAAAGTAAgagaagaaaattgtttaaaatattattctttAACTAATTACACCTATTCGAGTGTTTCAAATCGTCTATTTGTGATGCCGAAAATAGGAACAAAGcctgcccaaaataggagcaTTCTGCTCAAAATAGGAGCAAAAcgaatttttgcatttttactaATATTTCTAAAAAACTGGGTTTAATCAACAAATCATCAATTGGTTTTTCAATCAAATCATTGAAATCAAATCATTTTGGTTgttcaatcaaaattattaagcttaataattgtatttgtattttttctgATCAGCTGCACTAACGTGCTGAAAACTGGTACAAGTTACCCTACAGATACGTTCTTGTACCCGATATTGGCTTATATTATTCCAATCCTTTATGTCGACTGAACACAGTGTTGCGTTACGAGGCTTGACAAATAGATGGCGCTGTTTCTGCACCACCTATTTCTGCTCATTTTCAGAAAGGATAAGCAGTTATAAGATAAAGTGCACACATCGaataattttgaatatttctCCAATCATTGAAAATTCTTATATACTGGTTTGATTGAgatataatatttatttcgtATTTGTTGCGTTTATTACAATCAGTTGGTATTACTGTTTTTATGTAATTTGTCTATGCAATATGCTGATACACGAATAAATGCGTGAATAATTTGCTGTAAAAAGGATGCACACATACAGATGTCACCTTTTGAAACATGCCTGTTGAAGTGGAACAGTGTTTATAATATTTAACCAAACATGACCAGCAATAGAAGGTCTTGATTGATATTCTCATTGCAAACGATTGAGTGAAACTAGGGTTAGAGCTGCTATCGCAAATGCTACCATGAACGGAGATGACATTTTTTGAACGGTGTGCGCTGCTGATCGATCATGAGCACTGACTGCATACTCGTCGTAAAAGTTGGTTCCGATAGAAAACGGATCGTTGATGTGCAGATATGGACCAGTAGGACCTAGAGCGAACAAGCACCATGGTTAGATTGGCTTACGATGTCCTGATATGCACGGTCTTACCATTAACTTTGGGCCATGCTGGTACGCCTCTTGCCGACTTTGGTACGCCGTCAATCGCGAAAGAAGTCCAAAGATCAACCATAATCTCGGACATCAACGTGTCAGCGGCATTGAGCTCGGTAACATGCGCTGGGTAAGGGAACAGATACATATTATCATCGGAATGGTGAGCACCACCTTTGAACGGATAGTGCGAAGTATTGGCCCCATATCCGAAGCGAGTGTGTTCACCCTGGTAGTCGAACGAGTAAAGGTATGTCTCCTTCTCGCTGTGTCTCGCATTGTTTTGTACATCTCGCAGGACGGGTGCTTTAATGACGATTGCACCAGCGATCTAGACGAACGAAAAAGAACCAAGATTTCAGGAGCATGCTTTGAAAGGGATGAGATAATAAGAGCCCTTACGTCGATCAAACCCTCCATAAGATGCGAAAAGTTGCCACTCTTGATGTCCTGTTCGGCGAACAGGGTTTCAATTTCGTATCCGGCCAATGCCCCACTGTGCTCGTCGATGCCAAACACACGGTTTGCTGTATCGATTAGATCGTACTGGTTGAACTGGGTGTTGTTGATCAGATCCATCGCTGCCAACATATCGTACAAGCCGGTCAGCATGAATGATCCATCGTGCTTTGTTGCTCCGGCCATCAAGCGCACATCTTTGCGTACCTGTCCCGAACGCATCACATGGATAGGATCCGCAGTAAGGAAGCCGGATGGTCCACCAATAACCATCCCACAGCCACCAATGTTGTACACGCCCTGATTCACCATACGATCTTGCTGTAAGGAGTCGTTAGTGAAACAATCGAACTTGAACGCAGTAACAGTCCATACTAACCGAATGCATGTCGAGAGCTTTAAGCAAGCTCAGTACTGGCACTTCTTGCAAACATCTCTCCACATCCTCTATCGGTCGCACTATATCACATCCAGCATATTTGGCAATTTCTTTCGCGTTCTCGATCGGATTGGGATCAATGGACCAGGCACTGGTAGAGCCACCAGATTGTAGGATCACTTGCGAGAAGTAGGAGGCCGGTACTAGTGGGCTGTACAGCAGGGCGCTAGCAGCTGCCGCTCCAGCCGACTGTCCGAAGATGGTAACACGCTGTGGATCACCGCCAAAATCCCCGATGTGGTCCTGTACCCACCTGAGCGCCATAACGATATCCAGCATGGCGGCATTGCCCGGTATGGTGGAACTCATCGTCGAGAGAAATCCAAGCGCACCGAGCCTATACTGTACGGCCACCAGCGTAA from Anopheles stephensi strain Indian chromosome 2, UCI_ANSTEP_V1.0, whole genome shotgun sequence includes the following:
- the LOC118507257 gene encoding glutactin-like, which gives rise to MVVYARLRRQRPVLPVSGKMSFVSVLRWAVVAVVLCLAAASNALTVQIQGLGQVTGSETVTARSEQRVYQFLNIPYAESPAGTRRFRAPVPIAAWNGIKDVSQPGRPCPQPGITDQLSQGDITPAIEDCLSLSVYTKNVTAKHPVMVYIHGGSFYLGRAADHPPNYLLERDVTLVAVQYRLGALGFLSTMSSTIPGNAAMLDIVMALRWVQDHIGDFGGDPQRVTIFGQSAGAAAASALLYSPLVPASYFSQVILQSGGSTSAWSIDPNPIENAKEIAKYAGCDIVRPIEDVERCLQEVPVLSLLKALDMHSQDRMVNQGVYNIGGCGMVIGGPSGFLTADPIHVMRSGQVRKDVRLMAGATKHDGSFMLTGLYDMLAAMDLINNTQFNQYDLIDTANRVFGIDEHSGALAGYEIETLFAEQDIKSGNFSHLMEGLIDIAGAIVIKAPVLRDVQNNARHSEKETYLYSFDYQGEHTRFGYGANTSHYPFKGGAHHSDDNMYLFPYPAHVTELNAADTLMSEIMVDLWTSFAIDGVPKSARGVPAWPKVNGPTGPYLHINDPFSIGTNFYDEYAVSAHDRSAAHTVQKMSSPFMVAFAIAALTLVSLNRLQ